The genomic DNA CCCGACGCGGTGACACGGTTGACGCGGTGGGTGGCGGTGCGAGAGGTGACGCGAAAGCCCTCGGGGGACTGGCCCAGGGCGGCGCGCAGCTCGGCGTCCGTCACGGTGGCGCTCCAACGGCTGGCGGGAAGACGGCCACACGGGCAGTCCACGGCCTGGAGGTAGGGCAGATCCCTCTGCAGGGCATCCCACCCGGACTCGGTGTGGCCGCCGCACGAGGCATGGAAGTAGGCCTCGATGGGGGCCAGGTCATAGGTGAGCACTTCACCGCGAGTGGCCTCCACGGCGATGCGCGTGCGGGCGTCCTCGCGGTTGACGCCACCGTACACCTGATGGAGCACGCTGCTGCCCACGTAGAAGGGGGCGCCATAGGCCTCGAGCTTCTTCTGGAGGGCATAGGTGCGCGCCGCCACGGCCTGGGCTTTCAAGGCCTCGGGGGGAAAGGAGACGGGCATCTCTCCGCCGAGGACCGCGGCGAGGTAGTCCTCCAAGGGGATGACGTTGATGAGCTGGAGGCCGTCCTTGTACAGGCGCACCACGACGTCGCCGCGCACCGCCATGTCCCCCGCGCGCAGGGCCTGGGAATCCAACCCCGCGCGGAAACGGACGGCGGAGCCCATGACGGGCGCCCCATTGAGCTCCAGGCGCGAGCCCCGGCGCCGCACGACGACCGCCTCCTGTTCGAGCGGGGAGAAGCGGGCGTCCTCGGTATCCGAGCCGAAGGACAACCCCTTGCCGCTCACCCGGACATCGCCCTGGGCATCCCCCATGGCGATGCGCATGGTCTCCACGGCAAGGGCGTGAAGAGGCGCGAGCAGGAGCAGCATGACCGCAACAGGACGCAACATGGCGTCAGTGTAGGGGGGGCCGATCACGGCTCAAGAAATCAGCCGCCGGATGACGGAGAATGCCGCCCCCGTGTCCCCTGCCCCCGACGCCTCCCGCTTCTCGACCGCCGACTTCGTGACCGCGCTGCGGGCGCTGCCCTCCCGTCCGGCCACCCTGCTCCTGATGAGGCTCGCCCAGGGCCGCTCCTTGCCGGACAGCGCCTCCTTCTATGGCATCTCCCCGGACGCCTTCTCCATCCACCTGCTCCGTGCGGCACTGGCGCTCACCCAGGCGGCCACCCTCCCCGTCCGGACTCCGGAGAACGACACGGAGGAAGACCTCTGGGCACGGGTGCTCGCCGAGTCGCTCGAACGCGAGGCGGTGACGATACCGCCCTCGATGATGGCGACCGTGGCCCTGTGCAAGCGGATGCGCGCGTTGGGCCCGGAACTGACGGCGGCGCTCCGGGCCGCCGAGCGCGCCGAGGAGGACTCGCCGAAGCGGCGGCGCGAGGATTGGCTGCGTCGCCTGGCGGTGCTGGCCCTGCTGGGACTGACGGCCTACCTGTACCTCCATCGCACCGAGGAACCCCCGGAGCGCCCCCCGGCGCCCCGTTCCCGCCAACGGTGAGGTGGAGAGGGAAAGCCTTCGCCTACCCGGCCGGCGCCCTGTATCGGCGGCCAATGCCCAGCCACCCGGGAACACCTCAGCTTTCTGGCGCAGGCGAACTCCAGAAAGAGGGAGGAACGATCATGCGTCACATCAAGGGTGTGTGTATCGGAGCGATCGCGGCGGCCTTGCTCCTGGGCACCGGGTGCAAACCGAATCAACCGGTCCGCCCCCAGAATCCATCGATGGAACAAGGCACGGGCGGCTCTTCCATCCAGAGTCCCGAGAGCACGGACTCCGCCATGGGAACGGGGACGGGCGGGTCGGGGCTGAGCAACGACACCGGGAGTTCCCCGTACATGGGGACCCACGATGCGGGAACAGGAGGCGTCCAGGGCCAGGAGCCCGGCGGCATGGGAGGCTCGGGACCCACGGGCTCGGGCACCCAACAGGACAACAACACGCGGGAGCCGGCGCCCGGCACGACCCAGGGCAACGACGCCAGCCATCGGAACACGGATCCCGGAGCGGACCAGGGACCGAACCGCTGAGTCAGGCAACGTCCCGGGCCGCCGATTCCATCCGGCGGCCCGGGGGGACGAGCCCCAGCACCAGCAGCCCCAGGAGCGGCAAGCCCAGGCCCACGGCACAGACACCCGTCCATCCGGCATGGCCCCAGGCGATGCTGCCCAACCAGGCCCCGAGCGCGCCTCCCACGAAGCACGTCACCATGTAGACGGTGTTGAGACGGTTGCGCGCCTCGGGACGCAGGGCGTAGATCCGCGTCTGATTGGAGATGTGGTTGGCCTGGGCGCCAAGATCCAAGAGGAGGACGCCCGCCGCGATCCCCCATAGCCCCTGCCCGGCCACTCCGAACACGACGAAGGACGCCGCCATGAGGCCCATGGAGAACGCGTTGATGCGCCGGTCGCCCCCCTTGTCGGTGTAGCGGCCCACCAGGGGCGCGGCGATGGCGCCCACCACGCCCACCACGCCGAACATTCCCGCGGTCCTCGCCCCGTAGTGTTGCGGCAACGCCTGCAGATGGAGCACCAGGGTCGCCCAGAAGGAGCTGAAGGAGGCGAAGGAGAGCGCGCCCAGCCATGAGTGCAACCGGAGCACGGGCTCCTCGCGCACCAGCACCCCCAGCGAGCGGAGCAAGGCGCCATAGGGCACATGGGCACTCGCGGGCTGGCGGGGCAGCGCGAGCCGCAGCAGCACGGCGAGGCCCACCATCAACCCCGCGGCGATCCAGAACATGGCGCGCCAGCCGAACCGCACGCCGAGCAGGCCCCCCACGGTGCGGGACAGCAGGATGCCGATGAGCAAGCCGCTCATCACCAGTCCCACCACGCGGCCCCGCTGCTCGGCGGGCGCGAGGTGCGCGGCGAACGGCACGAGCAACTGAGGCACCACGGTGGTCACGCCCACGAGGGCGCTGGCGGCCACCAACCAGGGCAGGCTCGGAGCGAGGGCCATGCCCAGCAGCGCGAGGCTCACCAGGCCGCACATGAGCACGATGATCCGCCGCCGCTCGAGGCTGTCGCCGAGTGGAACGATGAGCAGCAGGCCCAGGGCGTAGCCCACCTGGGAGGCGGTGGGGACGAGTCCCACGGCGCGGTCCGAGGCCTGGAAGGTGCGGCCGATGTCTCCGAGCAGGGGCTGGTGGTAGTAGAGGTTGGCGACCGCGAGTCCCGCGGAGATGGCCATCATCCAGACGAGGCTGGGACGCAGGTGCGAGGTGGAATCCACGCGCTCGCCTCTACCCATCCGATTCGCTCCGGGCAAGCACGAGGGAAATACTTCGACACCAGGAGCGCATTGGATGCATCCAGGCCCCCTGGTAGCCTCGAAGGGTGATGATCCATTCCTTGCGCACCATCACCCGAGTGGCCTGGGTCCTGTCCCTGCTGATGGTCATGGGCGGCCTGGGCTGGTGGCTGATGAACCACCCGTCCCCGACACCGGAGAACGCCCGATGGCTGGGCAGGATCGTCCTCACCCCGGACGTCCTGGGCTGGATGGGCGGAGCGGTGGCGCTCTGGATGGGCGGGGTGGTGGTCGCCTACCGGCCCGCTCGCTCCGAGACCCGCCGTGATCAGCGGCCGGGCCTGTCGCCCCTGGAAGTGGTGAACGCGGAGGTGGCGGTCGCCGTACGGCAACTGCTCACGGAGATGAACCAGGTGCTGCGCCGCTACGTGATGCGCGCGGAGCCGGACATGATCGCCTTCCTGGACACGCTGCTCGACGGGGCCATTCGGGTGGGCGCGAGCGACGTGCACGTCCACCCGCTGGAGTCGGGCACGCGCATCGCCTTTCGCGTTCATGGCGTGCTGGAGGAGGTGATGATGCTGCCGCGCGAGCACCATTCGCGCCTCATCAACCGGATCAAGGTCCTGTCCAAGGTGGTGCTCTTCCGGACGGATCGGCCCCAGGACGGCCACTTCGCGATTGGAACCCCCGAGGGGCCCGCGGACATCCGCGTGTCCTTGTTGCCCACCAACCACGGCGAGTCCTCGGCGCTGCGCATCGCTCGCAGCAGCGTGAGGTTGCCGCAGCTGTCCACACTGGGCTTCCCGGAAGAGATTATTGGCCCCTTCCAGGGCGTGCTCGACCGGCCCCAGGGCGTCATCTTCGTGGCGGGTGCCACGGGCAGCGGCAAGACGACGACGCTGTACGCCTCGCTCGGCTACATCAAGCAGACCCGCGGCGACATGACCCGCATCGCCACCATCGAGGATCCGATCGAGTACGACGTGCCACTCTTCTCCCAGACACAGGTGAACACCGAGCAGGGCTTCACCTTCGCCCAGGGCCTGCGCTCGGTGCTGCGCCAGGATCCCAACGTCATCATGGTGGGAGAGATCCGCGACGCGGAGACGGCGCGCACCGCCATCCAGGCCGGGCTCAGCGGACACCTGCTGCTCACGACCGTGCATGCGAACTCGGCGGCGGGCGTGTTCAACCGGCTCATCGAGATGGGCGTCGAGCCCTTCCTGCTCGCCTCCGCCTCGGTGGCCAGCGTCTCGCAGCGCCTCGTGCGATCGCTGTGTCCGCACTGCCGCATCCCCTTCCAGCCCGAGCACGAGGAACTCCTCCGGTTGAACGCCGCGGGACTGCCCACGTCGGGGCCGTTCTATGGATCCACCGGATGTCCACAGTGCGCGGGCTCGGGATTCCTGGGGCGCACCGCGCTCTACGAGGTGTTGACGGTGACCCCCGCCATCCGCGATTGCATCAACACCAAGGTCCCCACGTCCCGGACGCAAGACGTGGCGGTGAAGGAAGGCATGGTGCCTCTGCTCAAGGCGGGACTGGAGCGAGTCCATGCCGGAAGCACGACCCTGCGCGAAGTCTTCCGAGTGGTCGGATGAACCCAGGAATGCCGGAGGTGGAGGCGTGAGCCGGATGAGCGAATGGGTCGCCGCGGTATTGAAGCTGGCATCCTCCCTGTGCGCGGTGGTGGCCGCCGGACTCTTCGTCCTGGCCCTGCGCCACGGGGAGGGCGTTGCCCCACCGGGTGCGACGGAGGCACCCGACTCATCGGATGAACCGGTCCTGATCGTGGAAGCCGGGGAGCCCGCGAGGGACGAATCCGCGGAGAAGGCGACCCAGGAGTCACGCTCCGAGTTCCAGGGAGCCATTCTGTCGCTGGAGTCGCGGCCCTCTGGAGCCTCGGCCCAGGTGAATGGGGTGGACCAGGGGGAAACGCCCGTATCGGTGGGGCTCGATTGCGTGCCCGGCACGCCGCTCGTCATCGAGTTCACCCTGCGCGACTTCCAGAAGGAGACCCACAAGACGCTCTGCCCGATGAACGCGGTGGTCACGGTGAAGGCCCGGATGCGCAAGGACACCGGCTCGCGTTCCGGGAAGCGGTGATTACCGTCCTCCGTGGACCTCCTCTACGATGGGGGCGCCCATCCAGGAGTTTTCTCATGTCCCGCCGTCTGTACGTCCTGCTGTGCTCGACCTGGCTCGCCGTTCCGGTCACCGCGTCCGCCCAGAACCTGTCGCCAGAGCAACTCGCGCGCATCCGGCTCGACGAGAAGGAAGCGCTGAAGAAGATCGACGACGCGCATGGCGGCAAGAAGCCCTCGGAGATGAGCAGCGCCGAGCGGCGGCAGGTCATCGAGGAACAACGGGCGGCCGTCCAGGAGGTGAAGGAGAAACACGGCGTATCGGAGAAGGACTACGCGCGGCAGACGGCGCGGATGGGGCCGAAGCAGAACGCCGAGGTGGCCGCGGCGGAGAAGGAACTGGAAGCGAAGCAGAAGGCTGCCGCCGCGGCGGAGACTCGGCCCGAGGAAATCATTCCGGTGGAGGTCCGGGACGAGTTCATCGATCCGGACAAGCCGGAGGCACCTCCAGCGGAATCGGAACCCGGGTTGGTGGACGTTCCCGTGACGGAAGAAGGCGGAGTGCCCGTGGAGGAACTCGACACCGCCCAGGTGGGCTCGAACACGCCCACCGAGAGTCCAAGTCCGTGAGGAGCCGCCCCTACCCCCAGCGCCGCTCGCGCCACACGGCATCGTAGGGACACGAGCAGTCAACCTCCTCGGGCTCGGGGTAGACGTAGCGCTCGCCCTTGTAGTTGCGGAACACGGTCTCCTGAGCACCCCGCTCCACCACGTAGTCGGGCTGGAGCGTCACCTTGCCGCCGCCCCCGGGCAGATCCACGGCGAGGTGGGGCACGGCGAGTCCCGAGGTATGGCCCCGCATCTGCTGGAGGATTTCCATCCCCTTGGCGATGGGGGTGCGCAGGTGCTCGCAGCCCTCGGCCACATCCATCTGGTGGAGATAGTACGGGCGCACGCGCATGCGCAGGAGCGCATGGGACAGTTCCTGGATGATGCGCGCGTCCGAGTTGAGGCGCCGCATGAGCACGGCCTGGTTTTCCACGGGAACGCCATGGTCCACGAGTCGCTCGCACGCCTCCCTCGCCTCGGGGGTGATCTCCTTCGGATGGTTG from Melittangium boletus DSM 14713 includes the following:
- a CDS encoding GspE/PulE family protein; the encoded protein is MIHSLRTITRVAWVLSLLMVMGGLGWWLMNHPSPTPENARWLGRIVLTPDVLGWMGGAVALWMGGVVVAYRPARSETRRDQRPGLSPLEVVNAEVAVAVRQLLTEMNQVLRRYVMRAEPDMIAFLDTLLDGAIRVGASDVHVHPLESGTRIAFRVHGVLEEVMMLPREHHSRLINRIKVLSKVVLFRTDRPQDGHFAIGTPEGPADIRVSLLPTNHGESSALRIARSSVRLPQLSTLGFPEEIIGPFQGVLDRPQGVIFVAGATGSGKTTTLYASLGYIKQTRGDMTRIATIEDPIEYDVPLFSQTQVNTEQGFTFAQGLRSVLRQDPNVIMVGEIRDAETARTAIQAGLSGHLLLTTVHANSAAGVFNRLIEMGVEPFLLASASVASVSQRLVRSLCPHCRIPFQPEHEELLRLNAAGLPTSGPFYGSTGCPQCAGSGFLGRTALYEVLTVTPAIRDCINTKVPTSRTQDVAVKEGMVPLLKAGLERVHAGSTTLREVFRVVG
- a CDS encoding MFS transporter, yielding MAISAGLAVANLYYHQPLLGDIGRTFQASDRAVGLVPTASQVGYALGLLLIVPLGDSLERRRIIVLMCGLVSLALLGMALAPSLPWLVAASALVGVTTVVPQLLVPFAAHLAPAEQRGRVVGLVMSGLLIGILLSRTVGGLLGVRFGWRAMFWIAAGLMVGLAVLLRLALPRQPASAHVPYGALLRSLGVLVREEPVLRLHSWLGALSFASFSSFWATLVLHLQALPQHYGARTAGMFGVVGVVGAIAAPLVGRYTDKGGDRRINAFSMGLMAASFVVFGVAGQGLWGIAAGVLLLDLGAQANHISNQTRIYALRPEARNRLNTVYMVTCFVGGALGAWLGSIAWGHAGWTGVCAVGLGLPLLGLLVLGLVPPGRRMESAARDVA
- a CDS encoding SpoIID/LytB domain-containing protein, with the translated sequence MLRPVAVMLLLLAPLHALAVETMRIAMGDAQGDVRVSGKGLSFGSDTEDARFSPLEQEAVVVRRRGSRLELNGAPVMGSAVRFRAGLDSQALRAGDMAVRGDVVVRLYKDGLQLINVIPLEDYLAAVLGGEMPVSFPPEALKAQAVAARTYALQKKLEAYGAPFYVGSSVLHQVYGGVNREDARTRIAVEATRGEVLTYDLAPIEAYFHASCGGHTESGWDALQRDLPYLQAVDCPCGRLPASRWSATVTDAELRAALGQSPEGFRVTSRTATHRVNRVTASGGASVDGVTLRRKLGYTKLKSLDFDAERTSGGWRLNGRGYGHGAGLCQWGAKALADQGRSYRDILQHYYPGTELQQLY
- a CDS encoding PEGA domain-containing protein — protein: MSEWVAAVLKLASSLCAVVAAGLFVLALRHGEGVAPPGATEAPDSSDEPVLIVEAGEPARDESAEKATQESRSEFQGAILSLESRPSGASAQVNGVDQGETPVSVGLDCVPGTPLVIEFTLRDFQKETHKTLCPMNAVVTVKARMRKDTGSRSGKR